The window GGCAACGGGTCGTAACCGGGGCCGGGTCGAGAAAAGCCTTCATAGCGGCCCCTACCATGAGGCGAAGCCAACGGGCATGGCTATGGAGATACTCCGGGGGAATGATGAGAAAAACACTTGTCGGTTTTTCTTTCAGCGTCGAAAAGGAAAAGGTCGAGGTATCGAGGGCGGCGGCGGCTATCGGGTCGAGTAAAAACTTCAGGTGAGATTGTGCGGTCGATATAACGCTGGCTTTGGTTTTTTCGGACTTTGCCATTTCAAGGAAAGTATGCCCCATGTCGGCAAGAGTGCCGTGGAAAGCTTCCGATGCGGCCATGCTGATGAGGGCGTTTTCTAGCTCTTGGGGCCTGTTGAGGATTTGCCGAATGCGGGGCAGTTTCTTTCGGGCTGGTTCCTTTTCAGCCACATAGAGCATGAGGCCGGACAAGAGGCTTTCGGCTGACTGGTCCCAAAAGGGGTCAGAGGACGCGGAACGGGTGACAAGCAGGGATGCAAGGAACATTGAGTTTGAAACGATGGCCGGGTCTTTGGTGTCGAGAATGTCCAGAGGGTTGAAGCTGTGAAACTGTGTCAGGCCGTAGCTGTGAAAAAGTTTTTCATGCAGTCGCCAAGGGTTCAGGAGGAAGACTTGCTGGCCGAGGCGCTGACGCTGCCGGGCGGTGATGGCCGCAAGCTCCCCTTTGGGGTCTATAGCCAGAATAGAATTCTGATTTGCGAGCAAAGTGGGAACAAGAATTCCTATCCCCTTTCCCGATCGTGTCGGGGCGCAAACGAGACAATGGGCGTTTGGCGTGGAATAAACAAAGGGGCCGTCTTGTCCTCCGAGAAGAATCTTTCTTTCCCGGCCAAAGCGTCCCTTGTGGTCGGTGTAGGTAAAGGCTTGTGTGGTGGACCTTCCGAAAAAAACTCCTGTGTCGGATTTACCGAGACAAACGCGGTCTTTTTGAGGATCTGCCATGCGTCCGCTGCCATAGGCCTGTTTGTGGTGGATGTAGGGAAGGTCCTTATATTCAGGGACCGGGGTCGTGAAGAGATTTTGACAGGCAACGGCTAATTTATTGAGCGTTGCAGTAAGAATTAAGGTTCCTCCGTATATGCCTGTTCCTGAAAGAAGGGCTAACGGCAAGGCTTCGGGGTGGCCAAGATAGAGGACAGTGCCGTAAGCGGCGCTGGAACATAATGACCATAGGGAAAGGTGTTCAAGAACGGGGTGGCGCTCAAAGAAGCCGGGCTTATACGCTGGTTGCTGCTGGGTGGATGGGAGTAATGGCGCAGGAAGAACGGGCGCCGGTGGTTTCGGTGGTGGTGCTTCAGGTTCTGGCGGTAGCGCTTCCTCTTCGGTTTTTGGTTTCCGCTTGAACGGCCACATTGCGCGGAGTTTTACCAGAAAGGCCACAAGAAGAAAAGAAACCGCGCTGCTGGAAAGAAGATCTTCGGAAGGTCCACTTCGAGAGTGTATTCCTGCCGGAGTCGTCTCCCCTCCCCTAACCTCCCCTGCCCGTTTTCCTTGTTAGAGTTCTTGTCCTTTCGTCCTTTTCATTCCCTGCCTAGCCTGCCGGCCGTCCTTGGATGGGCGCAAGGGGTAAACCCTGCTCCGCTTCGCTCTGCCTGAAGTGCGCCCGGACGGGACCGGCGGCTGTTCAGAAGGCATGAAGGCCGCAAGGTCAGAACATCAGAGCAAAGGAGAAATTGACATGATGACGGTTAGGAAACTCGAAACGATGACAGAAGCGGAATTGGATTCTCTGAAGCGTGAAACCTTCCGGGCAATTTTTCAAGCGGCGGCACAAGACCGAGTGTTCTATTTGGCGGATCTCGAAAACATCATCCGCCGTCAGGCCGAGTTCAAGCAGGGACCTTCTTAAAAAGGCCCCCGTCTATCCCGTTATTTGCCTCGCTGTTGGCTTTTTGGCTCTTGGGGGTAGTCCGGGAGGTCCAAACTCTCTGAAGGCCCTCACGGGCTTTCTAATGGCCTGCTCTCCCCTCCTACTTCCCCTGTCAGCTTCTTATTGAAATTTTATGACCCGTTGTCGGGCTTCGTGGAAAACGTGGGCGGCGTCTTTTCCCGTCCACTTTTCCACAAGCCAGAGGGTCCTATTATCGGGAGTTATCGGTTATTTATAGGGTTGTCCCGGCAAACTGT is drawn from Nitrospira sp. and contains these coding sequences:
- a CDS encoding type IV secretory system conjugative DNA transfer family protein — protein: MAFLVKLRAMWPFKRKPKTEEEALPPEPEAPPPKPPAPVLPAPLLPSTQQQPAYKPGFFERHPVLEHLSLWSLCSSAAYGTVLYLGHPEALPLALLSGTGIYGGTLILTATLNKLAVACQNLFTTPVPEYKDLPYIHHKQAYGSGRMADPQKDRVCLGKSDTGVFFGRSTTQAFTYTDHKGRFGRERKILLGGQDGPFVYSTPNAHCLVCAPTRSGKGIGILVPTLLANQNSILAIDPKGELAAITARQRQRLGQQVFLLNPWRLHEKLFHSYGLTQFHSFNPLDILDTKDPAIVSNSMFLASLLVTRSASSDPFWDQSAESLLSGLMLYVAEKEPARKKLPRIRQILNRPQELENALISMAASEAFHGTLADMGHTFLEMAKSEKTKASVISTAQSHLKFLLDPIAAAALDTSTFSFSTLKEKPTSVFLIIPPEYLHSHARWLRLMVGAAMKAFLDPAPVTTRCLFILEEFASLGHMQAIQDGVSTMAGYGIDFLFILQDLSQLQTLYGKAADTFIANSAFRFFTNISDMTTAKYVSDCLGKSTVTVNTINATGGQNSGLTSKPVASPDELLREGIGPAYLFQPGTFPTLLNIYPYYKDQNFKTLADPNPFRPKP